In Streptomyces sp. NBC_00414, a single window of DNA contains:
- a CDS encoding phosphocholine cytidylyltransferase family protein has protein sequence MIGLVLAAGAGRRLRPYTDTLPKALVPVGPEGDEDSITVLDLTLGNFAEIGLTEVAVIVGYRKEAVYERREALEQKYGVKITLIDNDKAEEWNNAYSLWCGRDAIKHSVILANGDTVHPVSVEKTLLAARGDGKKIILALDTVKSLADEEMKVVVGPEGDMTKITKLMDPAEATGEYIGVTLIEGDAADELADALKTVFETDPQQFYEHGYQELVNRGFRIDVAPIGDVKWVEIDNHEDLAKGREIACQY, from the coding sequence ATGATCGGCCTCGTGCTGGCTGCCGGCGCCGGACGGCGTCTGCGCCCCTACACCGACACCCTGCCCAAGGCTCTGGTGCCGGTGGGACCCGAAGGCGACGAGGACAGCATCACGGTTCTCGACCTCACCCTCGGCAACTTCGCCGAGATCGGCCTGACCGAGGTCGCCGTCATCGTCGGTTACCGCAAGGAAGCCGTCTACGAGCGCCGCGAGGCGCTGGAGCAGAAGTACGGCGTCAAGATCACGCTGATCGACAACGACAAGGCCGAGGAGTGGAACAACGCCTACTCCCTGTGGTGCGGCCGTGACGCGATCAAGCACTCGGTGATCCTCGCCAACGGCGACACCGTGCACCCGGTCTCCGTCGAGAAGACCCTGCTCGCCGCCCGCGGCGACGGCAAGAAGATCATCCTCGCCCTCGACACGGTGAAGTCCCTCGCCGACGAGGAGATGAAGGTCGTCGTCGGCCCCGAGGGCGACATGACGAAGATCACCAAGCTGATGGACCCCGCCGAGGCGACCGGTGAGTACATCGGCGTGACCCTCATCGAGGGCGACGCGGCCGACGAGCTGGCCGACGCCCTCAAGACGGTCTTCGAGACGGACCCGCAGCAGTTCTACGAGCACGGCTACCAGGAGCTCGTGAACCGCGGCTTCCGTATCGACGTGGCCCCCATCGGCGACGTCAAGTGGGTCGAGATCGACAACCACGAAGACCTCGCCAAGGGACGTGAGATCGCGTGCCAGTACTGA
- a CDS encoding iron-containing alcohol dehydrogenase family protein encodes MPVLTRLIPSPVVVDIRPGALDDLSAVLADQRISHSGKLAVAISGGSGAKLRERLTPAMPGADWFEVGGGTLDEAIKLADAMKKGRYDAVVGLGGGKIIDCAKFAAARIGLPLVAVATNLSHDGLCSPVATLDNDAGRGSYGVPNPIAVVIDLDVIREAPVRFVRSGIGDALSNISAVADWELANREKGEQIDGLAAAMARQAGEAVLRHPGGVGDDAFLQVLAEGLVLTGISMSVAGDSRPASGACHEINHAFDLLFPKRAASHGEQCGLGAAFAMHLRGAREESAYMAEVLQRHGLPVLPEEIGFTPDEFVQVVEFAPSTRPGRYTILEHLALSTDQIRDAYADYAKAIGS; translated from the coding sequence GTGCCAGTACTGACGAGGCTCATCCCCTCGCCGGTCGTCGTCGACATCCGTCCGGGTGCCCTGGACGACCTGTCGGCGGTCCTCGCCGACCAGCGCATCTCGCACTCCGGCAAGCTGGCCGTCGCGATCAGCGGCGGCTCGGGCGCCAAGCTGCGCGAGCGGCTGACCCCGGCGATGCCGGGCGCCGACTGGTTCGAGGTCGGCGGCGGCACCCTGGACGAGGCGATCAAGCTCGCCGACGCCATGAAGAAGGGGCGCTACGACGCTGTCGTGGGCCTCGGCGGCGGCAAGATCATCGACTGCGCGAAGTTCGCCGCGGCCAGGATCGGCCTCCCGCTGGTCGCCGTCGCGACGAACCTCTCGCACGACGGTCTGTGCTCCCCGGTCGCGACCCTCGACAACGACGCGGGCCGCGGCTCGTACGGTGTGCCGAACCCGATCGCCGTCGTCATCGACCTCGACGTGATCCGTGAGGCCCCGGTCCGCTTCGTGCGCTCCGGCATCGGCGACGCCCTGTCCAACATCTCCGCGGTCGCGGACTGGGAGCTGGCAAACCGGGAGAAGGGCGAGCAGATCGACGGCCTCGCCGCCGCGATGGCCCGCCAGGCCGGCGAGGCCGTGCTGCGGCACCCGGGCGGCGTCGGCGACGACGCCTTCCTCCAGGTGCTCGCCGAGGGCCTGGTCCTCACCGGCATCTCCATGTCGGTGGCGGGCGACTCGCGTCCGGCGTCCGGCGCCTGCCACGAGATCAACCACGCCTTCGACCTGCTCTTCCCCAAGCGCGCCGCCAGCCACGGCGAGCAGTGCGGTCTGGGCGCGGCCTTCGCGATGCACCTGCGCGGTGCCCGTGAGGAGTCGGCGTACATGGCCGAGGTCCTGCAGCGCCACGGACTGCCCGTGCTGCCGGAGGAGATCGGCTTCACCCCGGACGAGTTCGTCCAGGTCGTGGAGTTCGCTCCGTCGACCAGGCCGGGCCGCTACACCATCCTCGAACACCTCGCTCTCTCCACCGACCAGATCAGGGACGCATACGCCGACTATGCAAAAGCCATCGGTAGCTGA